From the genome of Paraburkholderia aromaticivorans, one region includes:
- a CDS encoding carbohydrate ABC transporter permease: MTVPAKSPFAAIRRGIPGAIAWLVALLLFFPIFWMTITAFKTEQQAYSSSLFFIPTFDSFREVFARSNYFSFALNSVLISAGVTILCLILAVPAAYAMAFFPTRRTQKVLLWMLSTKMMPSVGVLVPIYLLWKNSGLLDTVSGLVIVYTLINLPIAVWMSFTYFAEIPRDILEAGRIDGAATWQEIVYLLMPMSLPGLASTALLLVILSWNEAFWSINLSSSNAAPLTVFIASYSSPEGLFWAKLSAASLLAVAPILIVGWLSQKQLVRGLTFGAVK, translated from the coding sequence ATGACCGTGCCGGCCAAGTCGCCGTTCGCCGCGATTCGCCGCGGCATCCCCGGCGCAATCGCGTGGCTCGTCGCCTTGCTGTTGTTCTTTCCGATCTTCTGGATGACGATCACCGCATTCAAAACGGAGCAGCAGGCCTATTCGTCGTCGCTATTTTTCATTCCGACGTTCGATAGCTTTCGCGAGGTATTCGCGCGCAGCAATTACTTTTCGTTCGCGTTGAATTCGGTGCTGATCTCCGCGGGCGTGACGATTCTGTGCCTGATTCTCGCCGTGCCGGCTGCGTATGCGATGGCGTTCTTTCCCACCCGCCGCACGCAGAAAGTGCTGCTGTGGATGCTCTCGACCAAGATGATGCCGTCGGTCGGCGTGCTGGTGCCGATCTATCTGCTGTGGAAGAACAGCGGGCTGCTCGATACGGTGTCGGGTCTCGTGATCGTCTACACGCTGATCAATCTGCCGATTGCGGTGTGGATGTCCTTCACGTACTTCGCCGAAATTCCACGCGACATTCTCGAGGCCGGGCGGATCGACGGCGCGGCGACGTGGCAGGAAATCGTCTATCTGCTGATGCCGATGTCGCTGCCCGGGCTGGCCTCCACCGCGCTGCTGCTCGTGATCCTGTCGTGGAACGAAGCGTTCTGGAGTATCAACCTGTCGAGTTCGAACGCCGCGCCGCTGACCGTGTTCATCGCCTCGTACTCGAGTCCTGAAGGCCTGTTCTGGGCCAAGCTGTCCGCTGCTTCGCTGCTGGCGGTCGCGCCGATCCTGATTGTCGGCTGGCTGTCGCAGAAGCAACTGGTGCGCGGCCTCACGTTCGGGGCGGTCAAATGA
- a CDS encoding HAD family hydrolase: protein MTAGTTVGNFALICDCDGVLIDSEAVAARMLVRELEARWPGADVEPVVLPLLGLRIEKVLQGTAAQLGRSLTLDDIDAIRRGVEAAAMQAPTVEGIETALAQVPLTKGCASNSFRPYVETVLARTGLVKFFGDRLFCADAVPNPKPAPDVYLAAARGLGLAPSWCLVVEDSVTGVTAASAAGMTVLGFIGGGHASDAQIDKLHAAGARHVFDDMQQLPELVAQWTLSVTAAAP from the coding sequence ATGACGGCAGGCACGACGGTAGGCAATTTCGCGCTGATCTGCGATTGCGACGGCGTGCTGATCGACAGCGAAGCCGTGGCGGCGCGCATGCTGGTGCGCGAACTCGAAGCGCGCTGGCCCGGCGCCGATGTCGAACCGGTGGTGCTGCCGCTGCTCGGATTGCGCATCGAAAAAGTGCTGCAAGGCACTGCCGCGCAACTCGGCAGAAGCCTCACGCTCGACGATATCGACGCGATCCGCCGGGGGGTGGAAGCCGCGGCGATGCAGGCGCCGACGGTCGAAGGCATCGAAACCGCGCTGGCTCAAGTGCCGCTCACCAAAGGTTGCGCGAGCAACAGCTTCCGGCCGTATGTGGAAACCGTGCTGGCGCGCACGGGGCTCGTGAAGTTTTTCGGCGACCGGCTGTTTTGCGCCGATGCGGTGCCGAATCCGAAGCCCGCGCCCGATGTTTATCTGGCGGCGGCCCGGGGGCTCGGGCTCGCGCCCTCGTGGTGCCTCGTGGTGGAGGACAGCGTGACGGGCGTGACGGCGGCGAGCGCGGCGGGTATGACGGTGCTCGGTTTCATAGGCGGCGGTCATGCGAGCGATGCGCAGATCGACAAGCTCCATGCGGCGGGCGCGCGTCACGTATTCGACGACATGCAGCAGCTGCCGGAACTGGTCGCGCAATGGACGCTGAGCGTGACGGCCGCCGCGCCGTAA
- the dalD gene encoding D-arabinitol 4-dehydrogenase: protein MNSGQDSGADAHVILHIGAGSFHRAHQAWYLHRLNEAKLPGEPHWSLTVGNIRSDMNAVLEALAAQDGVYTLETVTPQGERAYETIRSIERVVPWTESLDALIEAGADPACKIIAFTVTEGGYYLDDEDALDTANADLAADLNGGHTTIYGALAAILDARMKRGAGPVTLQTCDNLRSNGERFHAGMSEFLERRGAAELAQWFDDNTACPSSMVDRITPRPTPDVRERVKAATGVDDACPVMGEAFIQWVIEDRFIAGRPAWEKVGAELVDSVVPYEEAKIRILNAPHSCIAWAGTLVGLNYIHEGTLDADIHRFAFDYVTQDVIPCLTPSPLDLERYRDVVLERFGNPYIQDTNQRVAADGFSKLPGFIAPTLAECFERGVTPAATAMLPALFFRFLERWNAGKLPYAYQDGVMDERAARGFFAAPDPLKAFAADRLLWGGMAQTPELESALEGALARVDVWLAKRGAA, encoded by the coding sequence ATGAACAGCGGGCAAGACAGCGGCGCGGACGCACACGTGATCCTGCACATCGGCGCGGGATCGTTTCATCGCGCCCATCAAGCGTGGTATCTGCATCGGTTGAACGAAGCGAAGCTGCCCGGCGAACCGCACTGGTCGCTGACGGTCGGCAATATCCGCAGCGACATGAACGCGGTGCTCGAAGCACTCGCCGCGCAAGACGGCGTCTACACACTCGAGACCGTCACGCCCCAAGGTGAGCGCGCATACGAAACGATCCGCTCGATCGAGCGCGTCGTGCCGTGGACCGAAAGCCTCGACGCGCTGATCGAAGCGGGCGCGGATCCGGCCTGCAAGATCATCGCGTTCACCGTCACCGAAGGCGGCTATTACCTCGACGACGAAGACGCACTCGACACCGCCAACGCCGATCTCGCCGCCGACCTCAACGGCGGCCACACCACCATCTATGGCGCACTCGCCGCGATTCTCGACGCGCGCATGAAGCGCGGCGCGGGCCCGGTCACGCTGCAGACCTGCGACAACCTGCGCAGCAACGGCGAGCGCTTCCATGCGGGCATGAGCGAATTTCTCGAACGGCGCGGCGCGGCGGAACTGGCGCAATGGTTCGACGACAACACCGCCTGTCCGAGCTCGATGGTCGACCGCATCACGCCGCGTCCCACGCCGGACGTGCGTGAACGCGTCAAGGCCGCCACCGGCGTCGACGACGCCTGCCCGGTGATGGGCGAAGCATTCATCCAGTGGGTGATCGAAGACCGGTTTATCGCGGGCCGCCCGGCGTGGGAGAAGGTCGGCGCGGAACTGGTCGACTCGGTGGTGCCGTACGAGGAGGCGAAGATCCGCATTCTGAACGCGCCGCACAGTTGCATCGCATGGGCGGGCACGCTGGTCGGGCTGAACTACATTCACGAAGGCACGCTCGACGCGGACATTCACCGATTCGCCTTCGACTACGTCACGCAAGACGTGATTCCGTGTCTCACGCCGAGTCCACTCGATCTCGAACGCTATCGCGACGTGGTACTCGAGCGCTTCGGCAATCCGTATATTCAGGACACGAATCAGCGTGTCGCGGCGGACGGCTTTTCGAAACTGCCCGGCTTCATCGCGCCGACGCTGGCGGAGTGTTTCGAGCGCGGCGTCACCCCGGCGGCGACGGCGATGCTGCCCGCGCTGTTCTTCCGTTTTCTGGAGCGCTGGAACGCCGGCAAGCTGCCCTATGCGTATCAGGACGGCGTCATGGATGAGCGCGCCGCGCGTGGCTTTTTCGCGGCGCCCGATCCGTTGAAGGCGTTCGCCGCCGACCGGCTGCTATGGGGCGGCATGGCGCAGACGCCGGAACTGGAATCGGCACTGGAGGGCGCGCTGGCGCGCGTCGATGTCTGGCTGGCCAAACGCGGCGCGGCTTGA
- a CDS encoding carbohydrate ABC transporter permease: MRPLRLPLMHAHPQTEKERETHKANSARWLVSPSVAVLVLWMAIPLAMTIWFSFSRYNLLNPDLKGFAGFDNYKFLASDPSFGPSIGHTLELIISVLLITVVGGVLMAILFDRKFYGQGIARLLAIAPFFVMPTVSALIWKNMILHPVYGLIAQGMRAMGMQPIDWFADYPLFAVILIVAWQWLPFAFLILFTAIQSLDQEQKEAARIDGAGPFSMFFYITLPHLKRAIAVVVMMETIFLLSIFAEIYTTTGGGPGTATTNLSYLIYSLGLQQFDVGLASAGGILAVVLANIVSFFLVRMLAKNLKGEYEK, encoded by the coding sequence ATGCGTCCTTTGCGCCTACCTCTCATGCATGCCCATCCCCAGACAGAAAAAGAACGCGAAACTCACAAAGCCAATTCCGCCCGCTGGCTGGTCTCGCCGTCGGTCGCGGTGCTCGTTCTGTGGATGGCGATTCCGCTCGCGATGACGATCTGGTTTTCGTTCTCGCGCTACAACCTGTTGAACCCGGACCTCAAAGGCTTCGCGGGTTTCGACAACTATAAGTTTCTCGCCAGCGATCCGTCGTTCGGGCCGTCGATCGGACACACGCTCGAACTGATCATCTCGGTGCTGTTGATCACCGTGGTCGGCGGCGTGCTCATGGCGATCCTGTTCGACCGTAAGTTCTACGGCCAGGGCATCGCGCGGTTGCTCGCCATCGCGCCGTTCTTCGTAATGCCGACCGTCAGCGCGCTGATCTGGAAGAACATGATCCTGCATCCGGTGTATGGCCTGATCGCGCAGGGCATGCGCGCCATGGGCATGCAGCCGATCGACTGGTTCGCCGACTATCCGCTGTTCGCCGTGATCCTGATCGTCGCGTGGCAGTGGCTGCCGTTCGCCTTCCTGATTCTGTTCACGGCGATCCAGTCGCTCGATCAGGAGCAGAAGGAAGCGGCCCGCATCGACGGCGCGGGCCCCTTCTCGATGTTCTTCTATATCACGCTGCCTCACCTGAAACGGGCGATAGCGGTGGTGGTGATGATGGAAACGATTTTCCTGCTGTCGATCTTCGCCGAAATCTACACGACCACGGGCGGCGGTCCGGGCACCGCGACCACCAACCTGTCGTACCTGATCTATTCGCTGGGCCTGCAACAGTTCGACGTCGGTCTCGCCTCGGCGGGCGGCATTCTCGCTGTGGTGCTGGCCAATATCGTGTCGTTCTTCCTCGTGCGGATGCTCGCGAAGAACCTGAAAGGGGAGTACGAAAAATGA
- the xylB gene encoding xylulokinase: MYLGIDLGTSEVKVLLLASNGRVIGTAGSPFTVSRPHQRWAEQNPEDWWAGTRTALAALRARHPDEFAQIRGIGLSGQMHGAVLLDAQDRVLRPAILWNDMRSDKECAELTERAPELHSVAGNLAMPGFTAPKLLWVARHEPDIFARTACVLLPKDYLRLQLTGGKVSDPSDAAGTLWLDVARRDWSDSLLAACNMSRAQMPSLAEGSEPSGTLLPAVAREFGLSDGVVVAAGGGDNATSAIGIGATQPGDGFVSLGTSGVLCVVGDSFRPNPASAVHAFCHAIPDRWHQMSVVLSAASCLRWVCKLTSTDEPTLLAEIEALPADALNTAPLFLPYLSGERTPHNDPYAQGVFFGMNHATDRALLGYAVLEGVTLALTDGLDALRAAGTEAKALSLLGGGARSDYWAQLLADSLDTATRKHGGGETGAALGAARLGWLAAGGDPATVLTKPPIEKEFTPNPRRHADLRARLEAYRALYRHVRPLFDPARQPLA; the protein is encoded by the coding sequence ATGTATCTCGGCATCGACCTCGGCACGTCCGAAGTGAAAGTTCTGCTGCTCGCCTCCAACGGACGCGTGATCGGCACCGCAGGCTCACCGTTTACCGTGTCGCGCCCGCATCAGCGCTGGGCCGAGCAGAATCCCGAAGACTGGTGGGCAGGCACGCGCACCGCGCTCGCCGCTTTGCGCGCCAGACATCCCGACGAGTTCGCGCAGATTCGCGGTATTGGCCTGTCGGGTCAGATGCACGGCGCCGTGCTGCTGGATGCGCAGGACCGCGTGTTGCGGCCCGCCATCCTGTGGAACGACATGCGCAGCGACAAGGAATGCGCGGAACTGACCGAACGCGCGCCGGAGTTGCACAGCGTGGCCGGCAATCTCGCCATGCCAGGGTTCACCGCGCCGAAGCTGCTGTGGGTCGCACGCCACGAGCCCGACATTTTTGCCCGCACCGCCTGCGTGCTGCTGCCGAAGGATTACTTGCGCCTGCAACTGACCGGCGGCAAAGTGTCCGATCCATCGGATGCGGCCGGCACGCTGTGGCTCGACGTCGCCAGGCGCGACTGGTCCGATTCGCTGCTAGCGGCCTGCAACATGTCACGCGCGCAGATGCCGAGCCTCGCCGAAGGCAGCGAGCCGTCCGGCACGCTGCTGCCCGCGGTGGCGCGCGAATTTGGCCTGAGCGACGGCGTAGTGGTCGCGGCCGGCGGCGGCGACAATGCCACCAGCGCGATCGGCATCGGCGCGACGCAACCCGGCGACGGCTTCGTCTCGCTCGGTACGTCGGGCGTACTGTGCGTGGTGGGCGACAGCTTCCGGCCGAATCCGGCTTCGGCAGTCCATGCGTTCTGTCACGCGATTCCGGATCGCTGGCATCAGATGAGCGTGGTGCTATCCGCCGCGAGTTGTCTGCGCTGGGTCTGCAAGCTCACCTCCACCGACGAGCCGACCCTGCTCGCCGAAATCGAGGCGCTCCCGGCGGACGCGTTGAACACCGCGCCGCTCTTTCTGCCTTATCTGTCCGGCGAACGCACCCCGCACAACGACCCGTATGCGCAAGGCGTGTTCTTCGGCATGAACCACGCCACCGATCGCGCGCTGCTCGGCTACGCGGTGCTCGAAGGCGTCACGCTCGCGCTCACCGACGGCCTCGACGCGCTGCGCGCGGCCGGCACCGAAGCGAAGGCGCTGTCCCTGCTCGGCGGCGGCGCCCGCAGCGACTACTGGGCGCAGTTGCTCGCCGACTCGCTCGATACCGCGACGCGCAAGCACGGCGGCGGCGAAACCGGCGCGGCGCTCGGCGCGGCACGGCTCGGCTGGCTGGCGGCCGGCGGCGATCCGGCCACGGTGCTGACCAAGCCGCCGATCGAAAAGGAGTTCACCCCGAACCCGCGCCGCCATGCCGACCTGCGCGCGCGGCTCGAAGCGTATCGTGCACTTTACCGCCACGTGCGGCCGTTGTTCGATCCCGCGCGGCAACCGCTTGCCTGA
- a CDS encoding cholesterol oxidase substrate-binding domain-containing protein — translation MGTEIFFPSTGIRANVTHSLQDVLTPAPRRKFIADIVRLSVAGVVTGWTPVYQIAAHAQGAAPVPANFPAGIPLYKQAFQNWSGEIAIADVWTASPDTPAAVVTIVNWARANGYRIRPRGYMHNWSPLTIDRTSGASQVVLLDMTRSLNAVTVDTSSQPARVTAQTGISMEALLATLEKFGLGVTASPAPGDITLGGALAIGAHGTAIPASGETALKGHTYGSLSNLILSLTAVVFDAQKQQYALRTFKRTDPDIGALLVHLGRALIVEATLEAGVNQRLRCQSFVDIPASELFAPAKSGGRTIESFLERTGRMEAIWFPFTSCPWLKVWTVQSRKPLFSREVTKPYNYSFSDSIPQPLAELIKRIVIGGERHLTPAFGQLQMGIVMAGLGVTFSGDIWGWSRNVLQYVRPSTLRVTANGYAVLARRADVQRVIHEFVQFYQNRVEAYRQRGEYPMNGPVEIRVTGLDQPADAGPGAATPSLAALKPRPDHPEWSIAVYFDILTMPGTPAANGFYREIEQWMMSNYAGSYATVRPEWSKGWAYTNAAAWQDSVMIGSTIPNLYSEGQPSGATWNTARNTLNRHDPHRIFSSTLLDCLLP, via the coding sequence ATGGGGACTGAAATCTTCTTCCCATCAACAGGCATTCGAGCGAACGTGACCCACTCTCTTCAAGATGTTCTTACACCAGCGCCACGACGTAAATTCATTGCCGATATCGTCCGGCTCTCGGTGGCTGGGGTCGTGACCGGATGGACGCCGGTTTATCAGATCGCCGCGCACGCGCAAGGCGCCGCGCCTGTTCCGGCCAATTTTCCCGCCGGTATTCCGCTGTATAAACAGGCATTCCAGAATTGGAGCGGTGAAATCGCGATAGCGGACGTCTGGACAGCGTCGCCCGACACGCCCGCTGCTGTCGTCACGATTGTCAATTGGGCGCGCGCGAACGGATATCGCATCAGGCCGCGCGGCTATATGCACAACTGGTCCCCGCTAACGATCGACCGGACCAGCGGGGCGTCACAAGTCGTCCTGCTCGACATGACGAGGTCGCTCAACGCAGTAACCGTGGACACGTCATCTCAGCCCGCACGCGTCACGGCGCAAACCGGCATTTCGATGGAAGCGTTACTCGCCACGCTGGAAAAATTCGGTCTGGGCGTGACGGCCTCGCCAGCTCCAGGTGACATTACGCTAGGCGGCGCTCTTGCGATCGGTGCGCACGGAACAGCCATACCCGCTTCCGGCGAAACCGCTTTGAAGGGGCATACCTATGGCTCGCTGAGCAATCTGATCCTGTCGCTTACGGCGGTCGTGTTCGATGCCCAGAAACAGCAGTATGCGCTGCGCACGTTCAAGCGAACCGATCCGGACATCGGTGCGTTGCTTGTTCATCTCGGCCGCGCGCTGATCGTCGAGGCGACGCTCGAAGCGGGCGTCAACCAGCGGCTGCGCTGCCAGAGTTTCGTGGATATTCCAGCATCCGAACTGTTCGCCCCGGCGAAGTCCGGAGGACGTACGATCGAATCGTTCCTCGAGCGCACAGGCCGGATGGAGGCGATCTGGTTTCCGTTCACGAGTTGCCCGTGGCTCAAGGTGTGGACGGTGCAATCCCGCAAGCCGCTCTTCTCGCGGGAGGTGACGAAGCCCTATAACTATTCATTTTCCGATTCCATCCCGCAGCCGCTGGCGGAGCTGATCAAACGCATCGTGATCGGGGGCGAACGCCACCTGACGCCGGCTTTTGGGCAGCTGCAGATGGGTATCGTCATGGCGGGGCTGGGCGTCACGTTCAGTGGCGACATCTGGGGCTGGTCGCGCAACGTTCTGCAATACGTCCGTCCTTCGACGCTGCGCGTGACCGCAAACGGCTACGCCGTGCTTGCCCGGCGTGCTGACGTGCAACGCGTCATCCACGAGTTCGTGCAGTTCTACCAGAACCGGGTCGAGGCCTACAGGCAACGCGGCGAATACCCAATGAATGGCCCTGTCGAAATCCGCGTGACCGGGCTCGACCAACCGGCCGATGCCGGGCCGGGTGCCGCCACACCGTCGCTTGCCGCACTCAAGCCGCGTCCAGACCATCCGGAGTGGAGCATCGCCGTCTACTTCGACATTTTGACGATGCCCGGCACGCCGGCGGCGAACGGTTTCTATCGCGAAATCGAGCAATGGATGATGTCGAACTACGCAGGCTCATATGCGACCGTGCGCCCCGAATGGTCGAAAGGCTGGGCCTATACAAATGCCGCCGCGTGGCAGGACAGCGTGATGATTGGCAGCACGATTCCGAATCTGTATTCCGAGGGACAGCCGTCAGGGGCCACCTGGAACACGGCGCGCAATACGCTTAACCGCCACGATCCGCACCGCATCTTTTCTTCCACGCTGCTTGACTGTCTGCTCCCTTAA
- a CDS encoding AraC family transcriptional regulator, with amino-acid sequence MQPDLELVAVRRDESFKVWSHGYPYRTVRWHFHPEYEIHLIVATTGKMFVGDHIGSFAPGNLVLIGPNLPHNWVSEVPQGQTIAQRNLVVQFGEEFVSSCVDCFPEWRQVEALLADSRRGVSFGAQTSAAIQPLFLELLAARGLRRLVLFMSMLELLVNAEDRETLASPAYQADPTGFASTRINHVLSYIGGNLADELRESDLAQLAGQSVSAFSRYFRRHTGLPFVKYVNRMRINLACQLLTDDTLSVTDICFKAGFNNLSNFNRQFLAVKGMAPSKFRRFQQLNDASRDASEEAAARGVAVDDAPALASGLPRSVAAAYPPA; translated from the coding sequence GTGCAACCCGATCTCGAACTCGTGGCCGTACGGCGCGACGAATCGTTCAAAGTGTGGTCGCACGGCTATCCGTATCGCACCGTGCGTTGGCACTTTCATCCCGAATATGAAATTCATTTGATCGTGGCGACGACCGGCAAGATGTTCGTCGGCGATCACATCGGCAGTTTCGCGCCTGGCAATCTGGTGCTGATCGGCCCGAACCTGCCGCACAACTGGGTGAGCGAGGTGCCGCAAGGGCAGACCATCGCGCAGCGCAATCTGGTCGTGCAGTTCGGCGAGGAGTTCGTGTCGAGCTGCGTCGATTGTTTTCCGGAGTGGCGTCAGGTTGAGGCACTGCTCGCTGATTCACGGCGCGGCGTGTCCTTCGGTGCGCAGACGAGTGCGGCGATACAGCCGCTGTTTCTTGAATTGCTGGCCGCGCGCGGGTTGCGCCGGCTCGTGCTGTTCATGTCGATGCTCGAGCTACTGGTGAACGCGGAAGATCGAGAGACGTTGGCGAGCCCTGCGTATCAGGCCGACCCGACCGGGTTTGCTTCGACGCGGATCAACCATGTGCTGTCGTATATCGGGGGAAACCTCGCTGATGAGTTGCGGGAGTCGGATCTGGCGCAACTCGCGGGACAGAGTGTCAGCGCGTTCTCGCGTTATTTTCGCCGCCATACCGGGCTGCCGTTCGTGAAGTACGTGAACCGCATGCGTATCAATCTCGCGTGCCAGTTGCTCACCGACGACACGTTGAGCGTGACGGATATCTGCTTCAAGGCGGGCTTTAACAACCTGTCGAATTTCAACCGGCAGTTTCTCGCGGTGAAGGGCATGGCGCCTTCGAAATTCCGCCGCTTTCAGCAACTGAACGACGCGAGCCGCGATGCCTCCGAAGAAGCCGCGGCGCGCGGTGTGGCTGTCGACGACGCACCCGCTCTCGCGTCCGGTCTGCCGCGCAGCGTCGCCGCTGCGTATCCACCGGCGTAG
- a CDS encoding ABC transporter ATP-binding protein, which translates to MASVTLRNIRKAYDDNEVMRDINLDIADGEFVVFVGPSGCGKSTLMRMIAGLEDISGGDLTIDGMRVNDVAPAKRGIAMVFQSYALYPHMTLYDNMAFGLKLAGTKKPEIDAAVRNAAKILHIDHLLDRKPKQLSGGQRQRVAIGRAITRKPKVFLFDEPLSNLDAALRVKMRLEFARLHDELKTTMIYVTHDQVEAMTLADKIVVLSAGNLEQVGSPTMLYHAPANRFVAGFIGSPKMNFMEGVVQSVTHDGVTVRYETGETQRVAVEPAAVKQGDKVTVGIRPEHLHVGMAEDGVSARTMAVESLGDAAYLYAESSVAPDGLIARIPPLERHTKGETQKLGATPEHCHLFDSAGKAFQRKIVEVLAA; encoded by the coding sequence ATGGCAAGCGTAACTCTGCGCAACATCCGGAAGGCGTACGACGACAACGAAGTGATGCGCGACATCAACCTCGATATCGCCGACGGCGAGTTCGTCGTGTTCGTGGGCCCGAGCGGTTGCGGTAAATCAACGCTGATGCGGATGATCGCCGGCCTCGAAGATATCAGCGGCGGCGATCTGACCATCGACGGCATGCGCGTGAACGACGTGGCGCCCGCCAAGCGCGGGATCGCGATGGTGTTCCAGTCGTACGCGCTATATCCGCACATGACGCTCTACGACAACATGGCGTTCGGCCTGAAACTCGCCGGCACCAAGAAGCCGGAAATCGACGCGGCCGTTCGCAACGCGGCGAAGATCCTGCACATCGACCATCTGCTCGACCGCAAGCCGAAGCAGTTGTCCGGCGGACAGCGTCAGCGCGTGGCGATCGGCCGCGCGATCACGCGCAAGCCGAAAGTATTTCTGTTCGACGAGCCGCTGTCGAATCTCGACGCCGCGTTGCGCGTGAAAATGCGCCTCGAATTCGCGCGTCTTCATGACGAACTGAAGACCACGATGATCTACGTGACGCACGATCAGGTCGAAGCCATGACGCTGGCGGACAAGATCGTCGTGCTGTCGGCGGGCAATCTGGAACAGGTCGGCAGCCCGACCATGCTGTATCACGCGCCGGCCAACCGTTTTGTTGCGGGATTCATCGGTTCGCCGAAGATGAATTTCATGGAAGGTGTCGTGCAGTCGGTCACGCACGACGGTGTCACGGTGCGCTACGAAACCGGCGAGACACAGCGCGTCGCGGTGGAACCGGCCGCGGTCAAACAGGGCGACAAGGTGACGGTCGGCATTCGCCCCGAGCATTTGCATGTCGGCATGGCCGAGGACGGCGTTTCGGCCCGCACCATGGCGGTCGAATCGCTCGGCGACGCGGCGTATCTGTATGCAGAGTCGAGCGTTGCGCCGGACGGGCTGATCGCGCGGATTCCGCCGCTCGAGCGGCATACCAAGGGTGAGACGCAAAAACTCGGCGCGACGCCGGAGCATTGCCATTTGTTCGACAGCGCGGGGAAAGCATTCCAGCGCAAGATCGTCGAAGTGCTGGCCGCGTGA
- a CDS encoding DUF1330 domain-containing protein yields MPAYVVITREKTLDPAKLEEYKQVAPATFEQHPVMMLASHGRREVVEGPAIEDILILEFTSYDEALAWYHSPEYQAVSDTRLQGADYRIIITEGLPVM; encoded by the coding sequence ATGCCCGCCTACGTCGTCATTACGCGCGAGAAAACGCTCGATCCCGCCAAACTGGAAGAGTACAAACAGGTTGCGCCTGCAACCTTCGAGCAGCATCCGGTGATGATGCTGGCGAGCCATGGGCGCAGGGAAGTGGTGGAAGGTCCGGCGATCGAAGACATTCTGATCCTCGAATTCACCAGCTACGATGAAGCGCTCGCCTGGTATCACAGCCCGGAGTATCAGGCCGTCAGCGATACGCGCCTGCAAGGCGCCGACTATCGCATCATCATCACCGAAGGCTTGCCGGTCATGTAA
- a CDS encoding sugar-binding transcriptional regulator produces the protein MPKSTEKLDLATRAAWLYYVAGNTQNEIAEKLQVSRPVAQRLVAFAVEKNLIRVRVDHQLADCLALADQLSKRYGLSMCEVVPVDSDTPEEVDRKLAVAGAQVMERYLGEEKPMVVAVSSGRTLKAAVDQIAQLDRPQHRLVSMVGAIAQDGSSNRYDVALHISEKTGGKHFLLPAPLLADSEAERAQWCNHRLYRIVDSLSAQADVAFVGIGNIGPNCPLHEDGFITSAEVKELMQNGAVAEMLGLPIDSAGARVESPIGRRVTSIALDSPPRRPTIGFAGGERKREALIAVLKGGWLSGLVTDESCARAALEA, from the coding sequence GTGCCCAAGTCCACAGAAAAATTAGATCTTGCTACCCGCGCCGCGTGGCTTTACTACGTCGCCGGCAATACCCAGAACGAGATCGCCGAAAAGCTTCAGGTGTCGCGCCCGGTCGCGCAGCGGCTGGTCGCCTTCGCGGTGGAAAAGAATCTGATTCGCGTGCGCGTCGATCATCAGCTGGCCGACTGCCTCGCGCTCGCCGATCAACTCTCGAAGCGCTATGGGCTGAGCATGTGCGAAGTGGTGCCGGTCGACAGCGATACGCCAGAGGAAGTCGACCGCAAGCTGGCGGTGGCCGGCGCCCAGGTGATGGAGCGCTACCTCGGCGAGGAAAAGCCGATGGTGGTCGCGGTCAGCAGCGGCCGGACGCTGAAGGCCGCCGTCGATCAGATCGCGCAACTGGACCGTCCGCAGCACCGGCTGGTGTCCATGGTCGGGGCGATCGCCCAGGACGGCTCCTCGAACCGCTACGACGTCGCGCTGCACATTTCGGAGAAGACGGGCGGCAAGCATTTTCTGCTGCCGGCGCCGCTGCTCGCAGACAGCGAAGCGGAGCGCGCGCAGTGGTGCAATCACCGCCTGTACCGGATCGTCGACTCGCTGTCGGCGCAGGCCGACGTGGCGTTCGTCGGCATCGGCAATATCGGGCCGAATTGTCCGTTGCACGAAGACGGCTTCATTACGTCGGCGGAAGTGAAGGAATTGATGCAGAACGGCGCGGTGGCCGAAATGCTCGGACTGCCGATCGATTCGGCCGGTGCGCGCGTCGAATCGCCGATCGGCCGGCGCGTGACGAGCATCGCACTGGATTCGCCGCCACGGCGTCCCACCATCGGCTTCGCCGGCGGCGAGCGCAAGCGCGAGGCGCTGATTGCGGTGCTCAAAGGCGGCTGGCTCTCCGGACTGGTCACCGACGAGTCGTGCGCGCGGGCCGCGCTCGAAGCCTGA